ATTAGTTGACTTGTGTAAAAACTTGACATCAAACACTTCTGAATCATGAGCAATCAATTGCGTCTTGACCGTCGCCGTATCTAGCATTTCTTCATTGATTGCTGTTCTGCCGGGTGATCGGTGCAAATCCCACACTGTGCATGTTGTATCCACACTCGAGGTTATTAGTACATTTGGATCAGTCTTATTCCAGTCAAACGATGTCACGGGAGGGAATGTGTTTACATCTTCAATAGTTCGAGCACTGCTGGATCCTGATGaattgttgctgttggAAGAAGTACTCGAACAGCTAGCAGTATTATTAGCCAACACATGAGTCTGTTGCAATGAATAAGAATCATTACCGTTATTAGCAACTTTATACAACCGTAACACTTCACTAGATGTAGCTAATCTTTCAACACCGCTTGAACCGTACAGTAACATCAGTGGATCCCATTGTAAATGAGTGATTGGATAATCCAAAGTGACATCACAAACTTTTTGGAAACAGAACCCTTCATCACGAGACGCTAtctcttcatcttcatagTATGCATTagtgttgtttttgttattataaTTGAACGAATTGTCTGTGCCAGGACTAAGTGAATTCTCCAtattaaattcattttcataGTTACTGCCATGGACGATTTCTAGTTTATTGGCAAATGTTTCCTTGTATGAACCCACTGCAATACAATCCATTTGTCCATTGTTTAAACAAGTCCAATCACATGCATAAAGTGGGAACTCACTAAAATAATACGAGTTCCTCTCTAATGGTGTTGGAGGAATTGTCACAATAGGCGAGTTTGTTTGAGACACCGGACTCAAGTTACGACCCATAGTTTGTTGCGACGATAGATTAAGGGGCGATGGAATATTACCgtgctgctgctgttgttgctgttgcgTGGGATACTTATTTGGATTAATCATGGACGAGGAGGAATACGAAttggatgaagaagataatgaaCTTGATGCGGTGGTACtattattagaattgaTAATTCCATGAAATGCTGGGTTTGATTGGGTGGGTTGACCTGTTGTTATTGAACTTCGTCTAGATCTGTTATTATACCAATccataaaattttttttactaaTAGTAATAAAGATATTAAAGATTAAATTGATGTTTCAATAAAGTGGAGTGGGTGAGAGAACCACAAATGTTGgttagaaaaaaacaaaaaaaagttaaaacTTCAACAAGCCAAAAACCTAAAAGGAAGAAGACaaactgaagaagaaaaaaagagagagagaaacagtaaaattgaattaaactGTGTGAAGTGAAGTGagtttgaaatcaaaagttcctgttttttttttcttctcgTTACCAACGGGCACAAACGTACAGAAacagaaagaaagaaagaaagaaaaaaaaaagagctTAAGCAGCAACTTATTAACTGTTAGAATTGATATATTACACATTAAAGACAACACAAATTGGTAATAGTTTGACTCGTGATTCTTTTTCCCCTCCCTCTTTCTCTCTTCCTGTCCTTAGAAAACTTGAACTAAGCCCAAAATCTTTCCTCCTCATCCATAAAGCTGGAAAACACACAATAGCAAGCATGGCAAaagcaaataataaaacaaaaaagaaacatctattcttttataaaactaatatatataaacttGCAAATTATTGACATATACAGAATTAAAATATCTAACTTTCAGCAGCAACTTCTTCAACTGAAGGACATGTACAgattaaattcaaatcaccATACGTATCGTTCAAACGACTAACAGTTGGCCAACacttgtttttctttaagAATGGTAATGGGTAAGCAGCTTGTTCTCTAGTGTAGCCTCTTGCATCCCAATCTTCTGAGCTAACAATGTCTTCCAATGAATGTGGGGCATTTTTCAAGACTTGTCCTAATGGTTCCTTATTTTGGTAGgcttcaatttcttttctgattgaaatcaatgaatcaataaatctGTCTAACTCACGCAAATTTTCAGATTCAGTAGGCTCAATCATCAAAGTTCCAGCAACTGGGAAAGACATGGTTGGTGCATGGAATCCGTAATCCTGTAATCTTTTAGCCACATCAATGGCTTCAATGCCAATCTTTTGGAATTCACGTAAATCAAGAATAAACTCATGTGCACAATGCTTGGTACCACTTTCAGATGAGGCATCACGGTCAACAAACAAGATCTTATAATGTGGTTCTAATTTGgttaaaatataattggCATTCAACATAGCAATAGCAGAAACATATGGTAAAGCTTGTGCTCCCAACATCTTGATGTATGAATATGAAACGGGAATAACCGATGCACTACCATATGGAGCTGAGTTGACGGCTTTGATCGATTCACTGGTCGAATGTGGAGTATTGACAAAATGATGTTTTGGTAAGAATGGTTTCAAGTGTTCTTTAACACAAACTGGTGCTTGACCTggaccaccaccaccatgACTTAATGCAAATGTTTTGTGAATATTCAAATGACAAACATCAGCACCCAAATCACCAGGAGAAGTTAAACCAACTTGGGCATTCATGTTGGCACCGTCCAAGTAAACCAAACCACCGTTGGCATGAACAATATCAATGGCTTTCTTAACACCCGGTTCGAATAAACCATAAGTAGATGGGTAGGTAATCATGATTGAACACAAATTTTTAGCATGTTTGGCAGCTTTTGCCTCTAAATCTTCCAAATCAATGGACCCATTAGATAAACATTTGACTGGAACAACTTTCAATCCACACATAGCAGCTGATGCTGGGTTGGTTCCATGAGCACTGACTGGAATCAAACAAATGTTTCTTTGGTCATGTTCACCACGAGATCTATGATATTCTCTAATTAAAGACAACCCTGTGTATTCACCTTGAGCACCAGAGTTGGGCATCGAAGTAGTTCCATCGAAACCAGTGATGTCATTCAAGTccttttcaaattcatcaattaattcctTATAACCTTGAGCTTGGTCAATTGGGGCAAATGggtgaattgaattgaatccAGGAATAGACAAAGTCTGCATTTCCACAGTGGCGTTTAATTTCATAGTACAAGAACCCAATGGGATCATACTATCAGCCAATGACAAATCCATTCTTTGTAAAGAGTGCAAGTATCTTAACATTGCTGTTTCTGAATGATGGGCATTAAAAACTTCATTTgttaaaatttcatcagATCTCAATAATTCTTGAGGAATAGCTGGCAATTCATCTGGAGAATAGTTTTCTTGACCAGTGAAAACATTGActaaattgatcaaatccTGCTTTTGGACTGTTTCATCTAATTGCAATGATACCGTGGATTCATCAACTCTAAACATGTTGATATCGTATTCATTCAAAGCTTTAGCTAAAATTTCATCTGAAGAAACACCATTCAACTTAACAGTCAAGGTATCAAAccatttgttgttgaccAATTGATGCTTTTTGGAGATTTCATTAGCTAATAATGTTGTGAAACCATAAACTCTGTTGGCAATGTTTTTCAATCCTTGAGGACCATGATAAACAGCATAATTGGCAGAAATATTGGCCAATAAGGCTTGGGCAGTACAAATATTTGAAGTGgctttttctcttttaaTGTGCTGCTCTCTAGTTTGCAATGCTAAACGTAAAGCTGGATTACCCAATCTGTCTTTTGAGACACCCACTATTCTTCCTGGAATCTTTCTCGCATATTTAGATGAAGTAGCGAAAAATGCAGCGTGTGGGCCACCATAACCAAATGGAACACCAAATCTTTGAGAAGTACCCAATGCAATATCAGCTCCAAATTCACTTGGTGGTTTGAGAACAGTCAAAGCCAATAAATCAGTAGCCATGGCGAAAAGAGCTTTATTAGAATGCAAAATATTACCGATTTCGGTGAAATCAGTTATTTCTCCATTGGTATCTGGATATTGAACCAATGCACCACAGACTTTATCAGC
This genomic stretch from Candida albicans SC5314 chromosome 1, complete sequence harbors:
- a CDS encoding uncharacterized protein (Ortholog(s) have Golgi apparatus, cytosol, nucleus localization); amino-acid sequence: MDWYNNRSRRSSITTGQPTQSNPAFHGIINSNNSTTASSSLSSSSNSYSSSSMINPNKYPTQQQQQQQHGNIPSPLNLSSQQTMGRNLSPVSQTNSPIVTIPPTPLERNSYYFSEFPLYACDWTCLNNGQMDCIAVGSYKETFANKLEIVHGSNYENEFNMENSLSPGTDNSFNYNNKNNTNAYYEDEEIASRDEGFCFQKVCDVTLDYPITHLQWDPSMLSYGSSGVERLATSSEVLRLYKVANNGNDSYSLQQTHVLANNTASCSSTSSNSNNSSGSSSARTIEDVNTFPPVTSFDWNKTDPNVLITSSVDTTCTVWDLHRSPGRTAINEEMLDTATVKTQLIAHDSEVFDVKFLHKSTNVFASVGNDGSMRVFDLRSLEHSTIIYEPSPSASSSATASASASTSAANHSLSATFNSKALLTLSTSNVDQHHLAAVGVNSNQIIIIDMRMPGLPVVIIDASLGGMNNSSINSIKWHPTSNYLLSGGDDCQALVWDINNLSNATNGSTNGSNHSGRIIDTPVLAYSEDLEINNVCWRQNQGDWMGVVSGKGFQAVSI
- the GCV2 gene encoding glycine decarboxylase subunit P (Glycine decarboxylase P subunit; protein of glycine catabolism; repressed by Efg1; Hog1-induced; induced by Rim101 at acid pH; transcript induced in elevated CO2; stationary phase enriched protein) yields the protein MFTKSTIRTVLRSLATKANTSSENFAKVLNPKVSFDNLDVFARRHIGPTPKEVQKMLSSLGYNDLDEFLSNVVPEHILIKRKLSVQPEKGFTESEMLDHLHKLANKNKIKKSFIGKGYAGTLLPPVIQRNLLESPEWYTSYTPYQPEISQGRLNSLLNYQTMICSLTGMAMANASLLDEGTAAGEAMALSFHNSKDKKKIYVVDANLHPQTVDVIKSRAENIGVEIVEIPLATKQGVEELSRIADKVCGALVQYPDTNGEITDFTEIGNILHSNKALFAMATDLLALTVLKPPSEFGADIALGTSQRFGVPFGYGGPHAAFFATSSKYARKIPGRIVGVSKDRLGNPALRLALQTREQHIKREKATSNICTAQALLANISANYAVYHGPQGLKNIANRVYGFTTLLANEISKKHQLVNNKWFDTLTVKLNGVSSDEILAKALNEYDINMFRVDESTVSLQLDETVQKQDLINLVNVFTGQENYSPDELPAIPQELLRSDEILTNEVFNAHHSETAMLRYLHSLQRMDLSLADSMIPLGSCTMKLNATVEMQTLSIPGFNSIHPFAPIDQAQGYKELIDEFEKDLNDITGFDGTTSMPNSGAQGEYTGLSLIREYHRSRGEHDQRNICLIPVSAHGTNPASAAMCGLKVVPVKCLSNGSIDLEDLEAKAAKHAKNLCSIMITYPSTYGLFEPGVKKAIDIVHANGGLVYLDGANMNAQVGLTSPGDLGADVCHLNIHKTFALSHGGGGPGQAPVCVKEHLKPFLPKHHFVNTPHSTSESIKAVNSAPYGSASVIPVSYSYIKMLGAQALPYVSAIAMLNANYILTKLEPHYKILFVDRDASSESGTKHCAHEFILDLREFQKIGIEAIDVAKRLQDYGFHAPTMSFPVAGTLMIEPTESENLRELDRFIDSLISIRKEIEAYQNKEPLGQVLKNAPHSLEDIVSSEDWDARGYTREQAAYPLPFLKKNKCWPTVSRLNDTYGDLNLICTCPSVEEVAAES